The sequence below is a genomic window from Anaerocolumna chitinilytica.
AATCACTCTTTGCCATAAAAGGAGTCTTTGTTCTTACATAACCCCTCTTCTCTTCTTCGTCCTCAATCCATCTTTGCAGTGTCTGCATTATCTTTACACCATTTGGCATGATAAGAGGAAGTCCCTGTCCGATTACGTCAACTGTGGTGAAAAGTTCCATCTCACGGCCAAGCTTATTATGATCACGTCTCTTAACATCTTCCAGATGCTCCAGATACGCATCTAAATCAGCATTCTTAGAATAAGCAGTTCCGTATACACGGGTTAACATCTTGTTTTTCTCTGAACCTCTCCAATAAGCTCCTGAGGAAGAAATCAACTTAATTGCTTTAATCCCCTTGGTGCTCATTAAATGAGGTCCGGCACAAAGGTCCGTAAATTCTCCCTGGCTATAAAAGGAAAGTTCTTCACCTTCCGGCAAATCGTTTATTAATTCAACCTTATAGGGCTCTCCCTTTTCTTCCATGAAACGTATTGCTTCTTCTCTTGGAAGTGTAAAGCGTTTAATCTCTGCACCTTCCTTGATTATTTTCTTCATTTCCTTCTCCAGTGCATCAAGTGCTGCTCTGTCAAAAGGCTCTACATCAAAGTCATAATAAAATCCGGTATCAATGGACGGTCCAATTGCAAGTTTCGCATTGGGATAAAGACGCTTTACTGCTTCTGCCAGTACATGGGAAGTAGTATGTCTGTAGGCTGCCTTGCCGCCTTCATCCTCAAAGGTCAGGATACTTAAGTGGCTGTCTTTGTCTACTACTGTTCTAAGGTCTACTACCTTGCCGTCAAGCTCTGCGGCACAGGCTACTCTTGCCAGACCTTCGCTAATATCCTTTGCAATGTCTATGATTGCCATCTGGCCTTCGTAATCTTTTACTGAACCATCTTTTAATGTAATCTTCATATTAACCCTCCCTGTGATGCGCTTTAGCGCATACTTATTTGAAAAAGTGAACAACGGAATGTTGTGTATAAAAGCATCAAAAAAGCTCATCACTTTCGACTGCTTTATACAGTACGAAAGGGACGAGCATATATCTCGCGGTTCCACCCTCATTGGATTAAAAAATTCCCACTTCATTTGATTGATAACGGTATCGGCCGGGCTGGATTGGAGCCACTCCGAGGTAGTCTTCAAATGTTTCCTGGTAGGATATTCTCAGCATATCATATCCTTCTCTGTATCATTTCACATTTTACTCGTCTCTTCACTGTTTTTTCTAAATAATTTCTTTTTGATAAACCTCATTATAGCATTCCAGACTATTTTGTCAAGTGGAATTTTTAGGCGCTCAGAGGTTAAAATTAAAACAGATAATTGATTTTTTTGTTCTCTGGCGAATCCGTCTGCTCGGAATGAATCTTGCAATCCAATACTTCCATATACACGGCTTCCACACTCTTTCCGAAGGCTTCCGTAGAGAATTTTTGCATAAGCTTTCTGGCATTCTCCCCATAAGGTGTATCCGTGTCAGTAAAGAGCACTTTATCCAGTCCGCTTATGACTTCTTCTTCCCTGTTGAACTTATAACCATTCACACCGGTTATTAAGATGTCATTTAAACAATCATCTTCTTTTGCTACCACAGGAAGCCCTGCTGCCATAGCTTCAATATATGTCAACCCCTGTGTTTCACTATTAGAAGCACTTACAAACACATCTCCTAATTGATAATAAAGCCCTATCTGATCCCAAGGTTTCGAGCCTGCAAAAATTATCTTATCCTCTAATTTCAGTACTTTCGATCTGTTCCTTAGTTCTTCCATCTCCGGACCGCTTCCTACTATCAAAAACTTTACATTTTTTCTTTCTTTCATGTATGTGCTCATGGCATTCATGATTTCTACAATGTTCTTCTCTCTGGAAACCCTGCCTAAATAAAGAATAACTTTTTCGTCTTTCTTAATACCATACTCTTCTTTAATGCGGTTAATATCCTCTTTGCTGTAAAGGGCAGGATCAAATTTCTTCAAATCCACGCCGGTGGGTATAACCGTAATGTCCCGGTGTACGGAGTACTTCTGAAGCAGTTCCTTCACCTTTTCCGTTGGTACAATAACATGTGCCACTGTATTGCAGCATACTTTTGTAAAGATTCTTACAAATGCTTTCGCTCTGCCATCAAGAGGCTTTATATGAGTCAGATAATGGGTATAATCTTCATATATCGTATGATATGTGTGGATCATCGGAATTCTAAGTTCCTTTGCCATAATACGCCCGAATATCCCTAACGAAAACTCTGTATGGGTATGAATGATATCCAGATTCAGTTTCTTAATCGTTCCGGCCAATTTCGGCTGATAGAACAT
It includes:
- a CDS encoding glycosyltransferase family 4 protein; this encodes MNIGLFTETYYPEINGVANSVYILKKELEALGHTVYVFTTTTPGAPEYEYNVFRVPSLPFILITERRIGMFYQPKLAGTIKKLNLDIIHTHTEFSLGIFGRIMAKELRIPMIHTYHTIYEDYTHYLTHIKPLDGRAKAFVRIFTKVCCNTVAHVIVPTEKVKELLQKYSVHRDITVIPTGVDLKKFDPALYSKEDINRIKEEYGIKKDEKVILYLGRVSREKNIVEIMNAMSTYMKERKNVKFLIVGSGPEMEELRNRSKVLKLEDKIIFAGSKPWDQIGLYYQLGDVFVSASNSETQGLTYIEAMAAGLPVVAKEDDCLNDILITGVNGYKFNREEEVISGLDKVLFTDTDTPYGENARKLMQKFSTEAFGKSVEAVYMEVLDCKIHSEQTDSPENKKINYLF